In bacterium HR17, the following are encoded in one genomic region:
- the birA gene encoding Bifunctional ligase/repressor BirA, producing MKWVADAVRQTQWLGKAWRFYERVASTQDEAKAWVQRGAPHGALVVADAQTQGRGRWGRSWFSPPQTNLYLTVAVRLPSHHPPLGTLSLLVGVAVAEALRRRFAVPAEVKWANDVVVGGKKLAGVLVERFTAWALIGLGLNVNLPPDAFPEELKMTATSVQAVSGKPVDRSEALAAILVGLEAWWDRWARDDIDPLWSAFAALDFLRGKEVQVVLPDGSTVKGSADGVASDGALRLRLTDGTVRLFVAGDVTVRLTAICPAAP from the coding sequence ATGAAATGGGTCGCTGACGCAGTGCGTCAAACGCAGTGGCTCGGCAAAGCGTGGCGGTTTTACGAGCGGGTGGCATCCACGCAAGATGAAGCCAAAGCGTGGGTGCAAAGGGGAGCGCCACACGGTGCCCTCGTTGTCGCCGACGCCCAGACACAAGGGCGGGGGCGTTGGGGTCGGTCGTGGTTCTCACCACCGCAAACGAACCTTTACCTGACCGTCGCAGTGCGCTTGCCGTCACATCACCCACCGTTGGGCACGCTGAGTTTGCTCGTCGGTGTCGCTGTCGCGGAAGCGTTGCGGCGGCGTTTCGCCGTCCCCGCTGAGGTCAAATGGGCGAACGATGTCGTCGTGGGCGGCAAGAAATTGGCGGGCGTTTTGGTGGAGCGATTTACTGCGTGGGCGCTCATCGGTCTCGGGCTCAATGTCAACTTGCCGCCAGACGCTTTCCCCGAAGAGCTAAAGATGACAGCGACTTCCGTTCAAGCCGTGTCGGGTAAACCCGTTGACCGCAGTGAGGCGTTGGCGGCGATATTGGTAGGGTTGGAAGCGTGGTGGGACCGTTGGGCGAGGGACGATATAGACCCCTTGTGGTCGGCGTTTGCCGCGTTGGACTTTTTGCGGGGTAAGGAGGTGCAAGTGGTGCTTCCTGACGGCTCAACGGTAAAAGGCAGCGCCGACGGCGTCGCCTCGGACGGTGCCTTGCGGTTGCGCTTGACCGACGGCACGGTGCGGCTGTTCGTCGCCGGCGATGTGACGGTGCGCCTGACCGCTATATGCCCTGCTGCTCCTTGA
- the secA gene encoding Protein translocase subunit SecA, producing MVNLNAIDWWEIAGKIVRPIVRLVDPNEWQVRRLRRRIQAINALESEVRRWRDEDFVAKTQEFRAQLRAYTAELRAEYEAQLQAYRACKEPEERFRLEEEVAKLDLAVKRKEQEFLNSILPLAFAMVREAGRRTVKMRHFDVQLMGGIVLHEGKIAEMKTGEGKTLVATLPAYLNALTGRGVHIVTVNDYLAKRDAEWMGPIYRYLGLTVGYIQHFMETAERKAMYACDVTYVTNSELGFDYLRDNLAQSLDEVVLRELHYAIVDEVDSILIDEARTPHIIGGMVEKPTDIIERADHIVRQLRKDVDFTVEEKHRTVALTDEGVRRVEQLWGLSNLSDPANFAIYHAILNALKAHHLFKRDVHYVVKDGEVIIVDEFTGRLQWGRRWSDGLHQAVEAKEGIPIKQEMQTIATITLQNFFRMYFKLAGMTGTAKTEEQEFVKIYGMPVVVIPTHKPMIRKDYPDVVYKVQEQKYRGVVREILQLYAIQRPVLVGTRSIEVNELISLRLSPHYLQALALCTLVLDRTWQLHNKKQLSADELNQIRQVVNARLEEVEIGRVRQIARKIGLDPDPLHPDNLKRFAELIQVPAEHWEKALPRLAEALREGVPHNVLNAKHHEREAQIIAEAGRLGKITVATNMAGRGVDIILGGKPDPENAPEELCDDPDCDVDFIHNKEYHAVKALGGLHVLGTERHEARRIDNQLRGRSGRQGDPGSSRFYVALDDELWRLYGDKGLSEHKWLRNWPEEEPIAHPIVSKSIEIAQKRVEGHNFEIRRQVLRYDDVLNIQREQIYASRRRILEGADMRANILDFARKTIETYAETYLPDTLPPDQWDYEGFLSTLHPFLPVAAFYRPEDLRGLSKPEIVERLYETCVRYYEEKEERLGEDFMRDFERRVLLWAIDQKWMEHLADMDYLREHIHLRAYGQQDPFVEYQREAYEMFQGMLQRIREETLRWVFYAEPVAESAQQRVRVQVVSEVSGSDGANASGDGARTRRASKQRPARASRKVGPNDPCPCGSGKKYKKCCMVKEQQGI from the coding sequence ATGGTCAACCTGAACGCCATTGATTGGTGGGAAATCGCCGGCAAGATTGTCCGCCCCATCGTGCGGTTGGTTGATCCGAACGAGTGGCAAGTGCGGCGGTTGCGCCGCCGCATTCAAGCCATCAACGCGCTGGAAAGCGAAGTTCGGCGATGGCGCGATGAGGATTTCGTCGCTAAGACTCAGGAGTTTCGGGCGCAACTGCGCGCCTACACAGCGGAGTTGCGGGCGGAGTATGAGGCGCAGTTACAGGCATACCGCGCTTGCAAAGAACCCGAAGAGCGGTTCCGCCTTGAGGAAGAGGTCGCCAAACTGGACTTGGCGGTTAAACGCAAAGAGCAAGAGTTCCTCAACAGCATTTTGCCGTTGGCGTTCGCGATGGTGCGGGAAGCGGGGCGGCGCACCGTCAAGATGCGCCACTTTGATGTCCAGTTGATGGGCGGCATCGTCCTGCACGAGGGCAAAATCGCCGAGATGAAGACGGGCGAGGGGAAAACCCTGGTGGCGACTTTGCCCGCTTACTTGAACGCTTTGACAGGGCGGGGCGTCCACATCGTTACCGTCAACGACTACCTCGCCAAACGCGACGCCGAGTGGATGGGACCGATTTACCGCTACTTGGGGCTGACCGTCGGCTACATCCAGCACTTCATGGAGACGGCTGAGCGCAAGGCAATGTATGCCTGCGATGTGACTTATGTGACCAACAGCGAACTGGGGTTTGACTACCTGCGGGACAACTTAGCGCAGAGTTTGGACGAAGTAGTTCTGCGGGAGTTGCACTACGCCATCGTGGACGAAGTGGACAGCATCCTGATTGACGAAGCCCGCACGCCCCACATCATTGGCGGGATGGTGGAGAAGCCGACGGACATCATTGAGCGCGCCGACCACATCGTGCGCCAATTGCGCAAGGATGTGGACTTCACCGTTGAGGAAAAACATCGCACGGTGGCGTTGACCGACGAAGGCGTGCGGCGGGTGGAACAACTGTGGGGCTTGTCCAACTTGTCCGACCCCGCCAACTTCGCCATCTACCACGCCATCTTGAACGCCCTCAAAGCCCACCATTTGTTCAAGCGCGATGTCCACTATGTCGTCAAGGACGGCGAGGTCATTATCGTGGACGAGTTCACGGGACGGTTGCAGTGGGGACGGCGTTGGAGCGACGGGCTGCACCAAGCCGTTGAGGCGAAAGAAGGCATCCCCATCAAACAAGAGATGCAAACCATCGCCACCATCACGCTGCAGAACTTCTTTCGCATGTATTTCAAACTGGCGGGCATGACGGGCACGGCGAAAACCGAAGAGCAGGAGTTCGTCAAGATTTACGGCATGCCCGTCGTCGTCATTCCGACCCACAAACCGATGATTCGCAAGGACTACCCTGATGTGGTTTACAAGGTGCAAGAGCAAAAGTATCGGGGCGTGGTGCGCGAAATCTTGCAACTTTACGCCATTCAGCGCCCCGTCTTGGTCGGCACGCGCTCTATTGAGGTCAACGAGTTGATTTCCCTGCGGCTGTCGCCCCATTACCTGCAAGCATTGGCGCTGTGCACCTTGGTGTTAGACAGGACATGGCAGCTCCACAACAAAAAACAGTTGAGCGCTGACGAGTTGAACCAAATTCGGCAGGTCGTCAACGCGCGCTTGGAGGAGGTGGAAATTGGGCGGGTGCGCCAAATCGCCCGCAAGATAGGACTGGACCCCGACCCGTTGCACCCCGACAACCTGAAGCGGTTTGCCGAACTCATCCAAGTTCCCGCTGAACACTGGGAGAAAGCCCTGCCCCGCCTCGCAGAGGCACTGCGAGAGGGTGTCCCGCACAATGTGTTGAACGCCAAACACCATGAACGCGAGGCGCAAATCATCGCCGAAGCGGGGCGGTTGGGCAAAATCACCGTCGCCACCAACATGGCGGGGCGAGGCGTGGACATCATCTTGGGCGGCAAACCTGACCCCGAAAATGCGCCCGAGGAACTGTGCGATGACCCCGACTGCGATGTGGACTTCATACACAACAAGGAGTATCACGCCGTCAAGGCGTTGGGCGGGTTGCATGTGCTGGGCACAGAACGCCACGAAGCCCGCCGCATTGACAATCAGTTGCGTGGGCGCAGCGGACGACAAGGTGACCCTGGCAGCTCGCGGTTTTATGTCGCGCTGGACGACGAACTGTGGCGCCTCTACGGCGACAAAGGGTTGAGCGAACACAAGTGGCTGCGCAATTGGCCCGAAGAGGAGCCGATCGCCCACCCCATCGTCAGTAAGTCCATTGAAATCGCCCAGAAGCGGGTGGAAGGGCACAACTTTGAAATTCGCCGCCAGGTTCTGCGCTACGACGATGTGCTCAACATTCAACGGGAGCAAATTTACGCCAGCCGCCGACGCATCTTGGAAGGCGCCGATATGCGCGCGAACATCTTGGACTTCGCCCGCAAAACGATTGAGACCTACGCGGAGACCTATTTGCCCGATACATTGCCGCCCGATCAATGGGACTACGAGGGCTTTCTCAGCACACTGCACCCGTTTTTGCCCGTCGCTGCTTTCTACCGCCCTGAAGACTTGCGCGGGCTGAGTAAGCCCGAAATCGTTGAGCGCCTTTACGAGACTTGCGTCCGCTACTACGAGGAAAAAGAGGAGCGGTTGGGTGAGGATTTCATGCGCGACTTTGAACGGCGCGTCTTGCTGTGGGCGATTGACCAAAAATGGATGGAGCACCTTGCGGACATGGACTACCTGCGAGAGCATATCCATTTGCGCGCCTACGGACAACAAGACCCCTTCGTAGAGTATCAGCGGGAAGCCTACGAGATGTTCCAAGGGATGTTGCAGCGCATCCGCGAGGAGACTTTGCGGTGGGTGTTTTACGCCGAACCCGTCGCAGAGTCGGCGCAGCAGCGGGTGCGGGTGCAAGTCGTTTCCGAAGTGAGCGGTAGTGACGGTGCAAACGCCAGCGGCGATGGGGCACGCACCCGCCGCGCCAGCAAGCAACGCCCCGCCCGCGCAAGTCGCAAAGTCGGTCCCAACGACCCGTGCCCTTGCGGTAGCGGCAAAAAATACAAAAAGTGCTGCATGGTCAAGGAGCAGCAGGGCATATAG
- the hdl IVa gene encoding (S)-2-haloacid dehalogenase 4A: MSRFAWVTFDCYGTLIDWDAGVRNFLRDLLTRKGVTVDLDALHRRWEAVQFDLIRQAYRPYKEILRLSLEAALKEFGIPYAPEDGDAFAASMPTWQPFPDVPPTLHELKRHARIAIISNTDNDILRESVRLMGVVFDALITAEDARVYKPDLRIFAFALERLGEAPDRILHVAFGFHYDLAPAKQVGMVTCWLNRTGEPKPEGVEPDFIVGGLPEVCALLSA, encoded by the coding sequence ATGAGCCGCTTTGCGTGGGTGACCTTTGACTGCTACGGCACGCTCATTGATTGGGACGCAGGCGTTCGCAACTTCCTGCGCGACCTGCTCACCCGCAAGGGGGTCACCGTTGACCTTGATGCGCTGCACCGGCGCTGGGAAGCCGTCCAGTTTGACCTCATCCGGCAAGCCTATCGCCCCTACAAGGAGATCCTGCGGTTGAGTTTGGAAGCGGCGCTGAAGGAATTTGGCATCCCGTATGCGCCCGAAGACGGCGACGCTTTCGCCGCGTCCATGCCGACTTGGCAACCCTTCCCCGATGTCCCGCCGACGCTGCACGAACTCAAGCGCCATGCCCGCATCGCTATCATCAGCAACACCGACAACGACATTTTGCGCGAAAGCGTTAGGCTGATGGGTGTGGTGTTTGATGCGCTCATCACTGCCGAAGACGCCCGCGTTTACAAACCTGACCTGCGGATCTTCGCCTTCGCTTTGGAGCGGTTGGGAGAAGCGCCCGACCGAATCTTGCATGTCGCTTTCGGCTTTCATTACGACCTTGCTCCCGCCAAGCAAGTCGGCATGGTCACCTGTTGGCTCAACCGCACGGGTGAACCGAAGCCTGAGGGCGTTGAGCCCGATTTTATCGTTGGCGGGCTACCTGAAGTTTGCGCCTTGCTGAGCGCGTGA
- the aroA1 gene encoding 3-phosphoshikimate 1-carboxyvinyltransferase 1 produces MLQLRGVVTPMRLKVCGPAKLMGAFTVAGDKSISHRALLLGAIADGVTVVDNCSDADDVRSTVRCLQQLGVRLDGIGTPTVTVHGVGGARFRASDAPLDCGNSGTTMRLLMGILAAHLFESRLTGDASLQQRPMDRVAIPLQRMGAQVEGRTDRFLPPIRMRGAKLRPIEWALPIASAQAKSAILLAGLFADGTTVVHEPAPSRDHTERMLHAFGAKVTARNLTVAVIGPAKLRGTHLVVPNDPSSAAFFLCAAAAMPDAEVTALGISVNPTRTGYLEVLQQMGATVIVHNERVQGGEPVADVTVRGGKLRGTTIAGELVPRTIDELPVLAAIATVADGITVIRDARELRVKESDRIAAMVSELRKSGAQVEELPDGMVVRGSSKLHGAEVESHGDHRVAMALVVAGLLADGETVIHDADCIAVSFPQFPQVLASLGAQVEMA; encoded by the coding sequence ATGTTACAATTGCGTGGCGTGGTGACGCCGATGCGGTTAAAAGTGTGCGGACCTGCCAAACTGATGGGCGCATTCACCGTCGCAGGCGACAAATCCATTTCCCATCGGGCGCTACTGTTGGGCGCTATCGCTGACGGTGTGACTGTCGTGGACAACTGTTCGGACGCCGACGATGTGCGGAGCACTGTCCGTTGCTTGCAGCAATTGGGCGTGCGCCTTGACGGCATCGGCACGCCGACGGTGACCGTGCACGGCGTCGGCGGCGCGCGTTTTCGCGCCAGCGACGCCCCCTTAGACTGCGGCAATTCGGGCACGACGATGCGTTTGTTGATGGGCATTTTAGCGGCGCACCTTTTTGAGAGTCGGTTGACGGGCGATGCGTCGCTGCAGCAACGCCCGATGGACCGTGTCGCCATCCCGCTGCAGCGGATGGGCGCGCAAGTGGAAGGGCGCACGGATCGCTTTTTGCCGCCCATCCGAATGCGTGGCGCCAAGTTGCGCCCGATTGAGTGGGCGTTGCCCATCGCCAGCGCTCAAGCCAAATCGGCGATTTTGCTGGCAGGTCTGTTCGCCGACGGCACGACCGTCGTCCACGAGCCCGCACCCTCCCGTGACCACACGGAGCGCATGCTGCACGCGTTTGGCGCAAAAGTTACCGCGCGCAACCTGACCGTTGCCGTCATCGGTCCCGCCAAGTTGCGCGGCACGCATCTCGTCGTCCCGAACGACCCCTCGTCGGCGGCGTTCTTTTTGTGCGCGGCAGCAGCCATGCCCGACGCGGAAGTGACGGCGTTGGGCATCAGTGTCAACCCGACCCGCACCGGCTACCTGGAAGTCCTTCAGCAAATGGGCGCAACGGTCATCGTGCACAACGAACGGGTGCAAGGGGGAGAGCCCGTCGCCGATGTGACGGTGCGGGGTGGAAAATTGCGGGGCACAACGATAGCGGGTGAACTGGTCCCGCGCACCATTGACGAGTTGCCCGTTTTGGCTGCCATTGCGACGGTCGCCGATGGCATAACGGTCATCCGCGACGCCCGTGAATTGCGGGTCAAAGAGAGCGACCGCATCGCGGCGATGGTCAGCGAACTGCGAAAGTCGGGCGCACAAGTGGAGGAATTGCCCGACGGTATGGTCGTTCGCGGCAGCAGCAAACTGCACGGCGCCGAGGTGGAAAGTCACGGCGACCATCGCGTCGCAATGGCGTTGGTGGTCGCAGGCTTGCTCGCCGACGGCGAAACCGTCATTCACGACGCCGATTGTATCGCCGTTTCGTTCCCGCAATTTCCGCAGGTGCTGGCGTCGCTTGGGGCGCAGGTGGAGATGGCATGA
- the glgB gene encoding 1,4-alpha-glucan branching enzyme GlgB has protein sequence MPTVTQFLSGDSEGASPDAPTDDRPSHNLCPVTGMIDPLFTAPPEQVAAVCGGYCDDPFAVLGIHTVDIGREEAHFAFPAPRPAPRVVVVRAFFPFAESVAVRALDSGEVVPMQRIHPEGFFEAMFWERSEPFAYRIIVNGTQEFYDPYAFPPLLSDFDLHLIAEGNHFRLWQVLGAHIVELDAPNGLGEKVRGVRFAVWAPNALRVSVVGDFNRWDGRVHPMRFRHEAGVWELFLPEEVLGGTEGLLYKFEVKGRYGGYLQLKADPIGFYHEVRPKSASVLWDLSRYRWNDEDWLARRGEIQSLDKPISIYEVHLGSWRRVQESDGSWRWMTYRELAEQLVPYAKDMGFTHIELLPVMEHPLDESWGYQVTGYFAPTSRYGSPDDFKAFMDACHQAGIGVILDWVPAHFPKDMHGLVFFDGTNLYEYGDWRGDHPDWHTKVFNFGRNEVRNFLIASALFWLSEYHADGLRIDAVASMLYLDYSRKPGEWQPNIYGGNEHLEAIDFLKRLNEIVHQQVPGILMIAEESTAWPMVTRPTYVGGLGFDFKWNMGWMHDTLFYFSKDPIYRKYHHGALTFSLWYAFSENFILPLSHDEVVHGKASLLGKMPGDLWQKFANLRALFGYMWAHPGKKLLFMGGEIAQWREWDYASSVDWHLLQWESHQGIQRLVRDLNWLYRNETALHEWDCDHRGFEWIDFSDADNSVVSFIRWARDWRDCVVVVCNFTPVVRRDYRIGVPFGGVWREVLNTDWQHYGGSNVGNGEVIAEALPWQNRPFSVRLTLPPLAVVFLKRAES, from the coding sequence ATGCCGACCGTCACACAATTTTTGTCCGGTGACTCGGAGGGCGCGTCTCCTGACGCGCCGACTGACGACCGACCGTCACACAATCTTTGTCCGGTGACGGGCATGATTGACCCGCTTTTCACAGCGCCACCTGAACAAGTCGCTGCGGTTTGCGGCGGCTACTGTGACGACCCATTCGCCGTTCTGGGCATCCACACAGTAGACATTGGGAGGGAGGAAGCGCATTTTGCGTTCCCTGCCCCTCGCCCCGCGCCCCGTGTTGTGGTAGTGCGGGCTTTTTTCCCGTTCGCCGAAAGCGTGGCGGTGCGCGCCCTTGATAGCGGCGAAGTCGTCCCGATGCAAAGGATTCACCCCGAGGGCTTCTTTGAGGCGATGTTCTGGGAGCGCAGCGAACCTTTCGCCTATCGGATCATCGTAAACGGAACGCAGGAGTTTTACGACCCCTACGCATTTCCGCCGCTGCTCAGCGACTTTGATCTGCACCTGATTGCCGAAGGCAACCACTTCCGCTTGTGGCAAGTTTTGGGCGCTCACATCGTGGAACTGGATGCACCCAACGGTTTGGGAGAGAAAGTGCGTGGTGTCCGCTTCGCTGTTTGGGCGCCGAATGCCCTGCGCGTTAGTGTCGTCGGCGATTTCAACCGCTGGGATGGGCGTGTCCATCCGATGAGATTTAGGCACGAAGCAGGTGTTTGGGAGTTGTTCCTGCCCGAAGAGGTTTTAGGCGGGACGGAAGGGCTGCTTTACAAGTTTGAGGTTAAGGGACGCTACGGTGGTTACTTGCAATTGAAAGCCGACCCCATCGGCTTCTATCACGAAGTCCGCCCCAAATCGGCATCTGTCCTTTGGGATTTGAGCCGCTACCGTTGGAACGATGAGGATTGGCTCGCTCGCCGAGGGGAAATCCAAAGCCTTGACAAACCCATCAGCATCTACGAAGTCCATCTCGGTTCGTGGAGGCGGGTGCAAGAGAGTGATGGCAGTTGGCGCTGGATGACTTACCGCGAGTTAGCGGAACAACTTGTGCCGTATGCGAAGGACATGGGCTTCACTCACATTGAGTTGCTGCCCGTGATGGAACATCCCCTTGACGAATCTTGGGGCTATCAAGTGACTGGCTATTTTGCACCGACCTCACGCTACGGCTCGCCCGACGATTTCAAAGCGTTTATGGACGCTTGTCACCAAGCGGGAATTGGCGTGATTTTGGATTGGGTGCCGGCGCACTTTCCCAAAGACATGCATGGGCTTGTTTTCTTTGACGGCACGAACCTTTACGAGTATGGAGATTGGCGTGGCGACCATCCCGATTGGCACACGAAAGTTTTCAACTTCGGTCGCAACGAAGTCCGCAACTTTTTGATTGCCAGCGCTCTCTTTTGGCTGTCGGAGTATCACGCTGATGGTCTGCGCATTGACGCCGTTGCGTCCATGCTTTACCTTGACTACTCCCGCAAGCCCGGCGAGTGGCAGCCAAACATTTACGGGGGCAACGAGCACCTTGAAGCCATTGACTTTTTAAAGCGGCTCAACGAAATCGTGCACCAGCAAGTTCCGGGCATCCTGATGATTGCTGAGGAGTCAACAGCGTGGCCGATGGTAACTCGTCCGACTTATGTCGGTGGGCTCGGGTTTGACTTCAAGTGGAATATGGGCTGGATGCACGACACGCTCTTTTACTTCAGCAAAGACCCGATTTACCGCAAGTATCATCACGGGGCTTTGACTTTTTCGCTGTGGTATGCTTTCAGCGAAAACTTCATCTTGCCCCTTTCCCACGACGAGGTTGTGCACGGGAAAGCGAGTTTGCTCGGCAAAATGCCCGGCGATTTGTGGCAAAAGTTCGCCAACTTGCGGGCTTTGTTTGGTTACATGTGGGCACATCCCGGCAAAAAACTTCTGTTCATGGGCGGCGAAATTGCGCAATGGCGCGAGTGGGATTACGCGTCAAGTGTTGACTGGCATCTGCTTCAATGGGAGAGCCATCAAGGAATTCAACGGCTGGTGCGCGACTTGAATTGGCTGTATCGCAACGAAACCGCATTGCACGAGTGGGATTGCGACCATCGCGGGTTTGAGTGGATTGATTTTTCTGACGCTGACAACTCAGTCGTTTCGTTTATCCGTTGGGCGAGAGATTGGCGCGACTGTGTTGTCGTCGTTTGCAACTTTACACCTGTAGTTCGCCGCGATTACCGCATCGGTGTGCCGTTCGGTGGAGTTTGGCGTGAAGTGCTCAACACTGATTGGCAACACTATGGCGGCAGCAATGTCGGCAACGGTGAAGTAATTGCGGAAGCGTTGCCTTGGCAAAACCGTCCCTTTTCGGTTCGGTTGACTTTGCCGCCGCTGGCGGTGGTTTTTCTAAAGCGAGCGGAAAGTTGA
- the cpoB gene encoding Cell division coordinator CpoB, whose product MLWRWPLRLFWWLFGGLIRTAVTLLLLFGVVYLVLRLTPLDEFWRARFYAKIGKTDEAEHWYRLGLQQYPRSRFAPQGHYELAELLFARGRYREAVGHFGKALEGGLTPEQKREALLKIAECFQQSGMPLDAARRFETFAKTFPDDERAAKALFAAGESYRQVDRADKARRCFEKISANYPASPFAPKALWALAELAEQKGDEQQALLLYRKLVERYPQSAEAAKANTRLALWHYQHGDYKAALKAYGDALKAAPQVLRDALDSEKMRQLWQQLKERAGELLQSSP is encoded by the coding sequence ATGCTGTGGCGATGGCCGTTGCGGCTGTTCTGGTGGCTCTTCGGCGGGCTCATCCGCACCGCCGTCACATTGCTGTTGCTGTTCGGCGTTGTTTACCTCGTGTTGCGCTTGACGCCGCTGGACGAATTTTGGCGGGCTCGCTTTTACGCCAAAATCGGCAAAACCGATGAAGCCGAGCATTGGTATCGCCTCGGCTTGCAGCAGTATCCCCGCAGCCGTTTCGCCCCGCAAGGGCATTACGAGTTGGCAGAGTTACTCTTCGCGCGAGGGCGCTATCGCGAGGCTGTCGGTCATTTCGGCAAAGCCTTGGAAGGCGGTTTGACGCCAGAACAAAAGCGCGAGGCGTTGCTGAAAATCGCCGAGTGCTTCCAGCAAAGTGGCATGCCGTTGGACGCTGCCCGCCGTTTTGAAACCTTCGCCAAAACTTTCCCCGACGACGAGCGCGCTGCAAAAGCCCTGTTCGCAGCGGGTGAAAGTTATCGGCAAGTTGACCGCGCCGACAAAGCCCGCCGCTGCTTTGAGAAAATCAGCGCCAACTACCCCGCTTCACCTTTCGCACCCAAAGCCCTGTGGGCGTTAGCAGAGCTAGCGGAACAAAAGGGCGACGAACAGCAGGCATTGCTCCTCTACCGCAAACTCGTGGAGCGCTATCCGCAATCGGCAGAAGCGGCGAAAGCCAACACCCGATTGGCGCTCTGGCATTATCAGCACGGCGATTACAAAGCGGCGCTGAAAGCCTACGGCGATGCCCTCAAGGCAGCGCCACAAGTGTTACGCGACGCCCTAGACTCCGAAAAGATGCGCCAACTGTGGCAGCAACTCAAAGAGCGCGCCGGCGAGTTGCTCCAATCGTCCCCGTAG
- the cmk_2 gene encoding Cytidylate kinase encodes MKRPNGIVIAIDGPAGAGKSTVAKLVARRLGYLYVDTGAMYRAVALKALRLGMEIGDEVTMSHLAQMTDIALCPESDGSVRVVLDGEDVTEAIRAPEVSEAASLVSAHAGVRDALTVKQKLLAEQGGVVMEGRDVQTVVAPDAEVKIFLTASLPERAKRRWSELRQRGVDISYEQVLRELLERDERDRTRAIAPLRKAPDAVEIDTTHLTPEAVADRIVALAESALKRRS; translated from the coding sequence ATGAAACGACCCAACGGCATCGTCATCGCCATTGACGGACCCGCTGGTGCGGGCAAAAGCACAGTCGCCAAACTCGTCGCCCGACGGCTGGGCTACTTATATGTGGACACGGGTGCGATGTATCGCGCTGTCGCCTTGAAAGCCCTACGGTTGGGCATGGAGATCGGCGACGAAGTGACGATGAGCCATTTGGCGCAAATGACCGACATCGCATTGTGCCCCGAATCGGACGGCAGCGTTCGCGTGGTGCTGGACGGCGAAGATGTAACCGAAGCCATTCGCGCGCCCGAAGTGTCCGAAGCGGCGTCGCTCGTCAGCGCTCACGCGGGTGTGCGGGACGCGTTGACGGTGAAGCAAAAATTGCTGGCGGAGCAAGGTGGCGTTGTCATGGAGGGGCGGGATGTGCAAACCGTCGTTGCACCCGACGCTGAAGTCAAAATTTTCCTGACAGCGAGCCTGCCTGAGCGGGCGAAACGGCGTTGGAGCGAGTTGCGCCAACGGGGTGTGGACATCTCTTACGAGCAAGTGTTGCGGGAGTTGCTGGAGCGCGACGAACGCGACCGCACCCGTGCTATTGCCCCGTTGCGCAAAGCGCCCGACGCCGTTGAGATTGACACGACGCACCTCACGCCTGAGGCGGTCGCCGACCGCATCGTCGCTTTAGCGGAAAGCGCACTGAAACGCCGGTCGTAG